The following is a genomic window from Hymenobacter monticola.
CCTGGCTCAGTTGGTGGCGTTGCTGAAGCCCGACGGCGTGCTGCTCATTGCCGTGCCCAACGTGGAAAGCCTCGACGCCCAGCACTACCGCGAGCTGTGGGCGGCCTACGACGTGCCCCGGCACCTCTACCACTTCGCGCCCAAAACCATGGCCCAGCTGCTCAAGAAGCACAAGTTGGCCATCCGCCAGACCCTGCCCATGCCGCTCGATGCCTACTACGTGAGCATGCTGAGCGAGAAGCACCGCAACGAGCGCGCCGGCGGCCTGCTCACGGTGCTCAAGGCGGGTTATAAGTCGAATCAATACGCCGCGCAGCACGAGGGGCAGTACTCCAGCCTGCTGTACGTGGCCGGGCGGCGCACCCCGGCGGCCTGATGCGGCGCACGGCTGGCCGGTGGGGGAGGGGGCTGCTGCTGGCCGCGTGCCTGCTGCCGACCGCCCACGCCCAAACCGTGCCCGCTGCGCCCCCCGCGCCCGTTGCTGCGCCACGGCCCGATACGGTGAAAACGCCGGCGCCGACCTTTGTGGTTGATACCGCCCGCACGGCCACCGTCGTTACCGCCGAGCCGAGCGATGCCGTGACGCGCCCGCTGGCGTGGCGCATCGGGGCGGCCATAGTTGTTCTCACGCTTTCCACGCTGCTTCTTTATAATGTCCGTTCGCGCTGAACTGCTGGCCTCGCTGGCCCTGCTTGCCTTGCTTGAAAGCTGCGCCGCCGTGGCCCCGCCTCTGGGCGGCCCGCGCGACCGCATTGCCCCGCGCCGTATCAGCAGCTCGCCCGACAGCGCGGCCCGCAATGTGAGCCAGCAATTCGTGCGCCTTAACTTTTCGGAGCCCGTGGTCACAAAAGAGTTAAGCAAAAACCTGCTCATCACTCCGCAGCTGGCCGAAGACAACCCCTACAAACTGCGCGAAGAACGCAACTCCGTCACGCTGCTTTTCGACAAGCCGCTGGACCCCAACACCACCTATAGCTTTAATTTCCGCGATGGCATCGTGGACATTACCGAGGGCCTGCCTGCCAAAAACGCGGTGCTTAATTTCAGCACCGGCGCCGTGCTCGACTCCGGCCGGGTGAGCGGCACCGTGACCGACCTGCTCACCGCCCGGCCCGTGGCAGAAGCCAGCATCGGCCTCTACCGCACCGTCGACACCGCCGGCGTGCGCCGCGGCCGGCCTTACTACACTGCCCTTACCGACAAAGACGGAAAGTTTAGCCTGGGCTTTTTGAAAGACGGCACTTACAAAATCTACGCGGTGGGTGACAAGAACAACAACGGGCGCTTCGACGACGGCGAGCGAATTGCCTACCTGCCCGCGCCCATCACCATTGCCGGCCGTTCGGGCCAGCCCGTGGCCCTCGTGCTCACCCAGCCCGACCGGCGCCCGCCACTGCTCACCACCCGCACGCCTAGCCCCACGCAGCTGCGCCTGGGTTTCAGCGAGGCCCTGCGCACGGCCACTCTGGCCGCGCTGGGCCCCGGCCCCACGCCCGCTGCCCTGGCCGAGGCCAGCCAGCTCACGGACCGCGGCCGCACGCTCGTGCTCTTCAAAACGCCGGAGGTGGGCGACGGCCGCTACCTCCTCACCATGGCCGACAGCACCGGCAACGTGGGCCACGACACCCTGCAAGTGAAATTCCCGGTGCCGCCCGCCACCGCCAAAAGGGTGGCCGTTCCCACCCTCTACAGTGTGGAGGGCAGCCCGCGCAGCGTTTACCCCGAGGGGCAGGTGCGCTTCAAGTTCGCGGTGCCGGTGCGCGTGGCCAGCGGCAAGCCCTTTGGCACCCTCGTCGAGGATTCGACTCGCCGTCGCCCCCTGCGCCTGCCCGCCGATGGCACCCTCAGCGCCGACCGCGACGAGCTGACGGTGCGCTTCAACAGCAAGGCCAAGACCCGGCTTGAAATCGTGCTCGACAGCACCGCCGTCACCGCCGTCACGGGCCAAAACCTGCGCCTGCGGCCCCTGCGCCTCAGCATCAGCGAGCAGGACGTGTCGACCAGCCTCTCGGGCACCATCACCACCAAAGAGAAGAACTTAGAACTGCAGCTGCTCGATTCCAAGTTTCAGGTGGTGGCCAGCCTGGCTTCGCCTAAAGGCAAATACCTGTTTTCCGACATTGCACCCGGCACCTACCGCCTGCGGGTGCTTATCGACGCCGACGGCGACGGCCGCTGGCGCGGCGGCGACCCCAACCTGCTGCTGCCACCCGAGCCGGTATACCTCGACCCCAAGCCTGTGCAAATCCGGTCGGGCTTCGATATCGAGGAGCCACTCGTTTTCTAGGTCCGGCGTCTCTTTCCCGCGCAATTTTTCAAGCCCCGGCAAGGCGGTTCCTCGTGGTTGAGGACCGTTTTGCCGGGGCTTTGGCTTGGGGTATGCTTGCTACATGCCGGCAAGCACTGCTGACGCTATTGGTGAGGCTTAACCCACAATTCACACGCCCGCTGCCCGGCATCGTGGATAACCAAACCTTGATTCCAGTTACTGAGCGCCTTTTTTACTGGTAATCCACGCGTTTTCCACGGGCTTTTCCACAGCGGTTTCGGCTTGTGGGAAATTTCGGGGATAACCTGGGGGAAACATGGGGAGAAGCCGGGGATAAGTGGGGCAAAAGTTTTTTTGGTGCTTTCACTGCCCATACAGGGCATTTTCCCCGGGGATAACCGTGGATAACTTCCCCAGGCCAGAAGCACTTTTCA
Proteins encoded in this region:
- a CDS encoding Ig-like domain-containing protein, whose amino-acid sequence is MSVRAELLASLALLALLESCAAVAPPLGGPRDRIAPRRISSSPDSAARNVSQQFVRLNFSEPVVTKELSKNLLITPQLAEDNPYKLREERNSVTLLFDKPLDPNTTYSFNFRDGIVDITEGLPAKNAVLNFSTGAVLDSGRVSGTVTDLLTARPVAEASIGLYRTVDTAGVRRGRPYYTALTDKDGKFSLGFLKDGTYKIYAVGDKNNNGRFDDGERIAYLPAPITIAGRSGQPVALVLTQPDRRPPLLTTRTPSPTQLRLGFSEALRTATLAALGPGPTPAALAEASQLTDRGRTLVLFKTPEVGDGRYLLTMADSTGNVGHDTLQVKFPVPPATAKRVAVPTLYSVEGSPRSVYPEGQVRFKFAVPVRVASGKPFGTLVEDSTRRRPLRLPADGTLSADRDELTVRFNSKAKTRLEIVLDSTAVTAVTGQNLRLRPLRLSISEQDVSTSLSGTITTKEKNLELQLLDSKFQVVASLASPKGKYLFSDIAPGTYRLRVLIDADGDGRWRGGDPNLLLPPEPVYLDPKPVQIRSGFDIEEPLVF